A region of Polyangiaceae bacterium DNA encodes the following proteins:
- a CDS encoding glycosyltransferase family 4 protein, whose translation MLRVVVDARSISGKKSGVGNGLEALLRHMLPLAEGFRFLLLRHPDAEQPLLRDERVEELTFPGETKSAATVFGLGFAHRFGDWDLFHSPGDIVPLGLGCPWVVTTHDLMWVEAPELASAFAPVRLGYGLWYRATFGRAIRGARRVIAISETTARAIARIYPSEAEKVRVVRHGFDASRHDARLAGPRSLLEPWLPRGVRYSLIVGQGSPYKNHVRMVRAFVEAMGSRSDHRLVLVRRFARVDPEMDRLLARPDVRALVVPLPHVTDEILFALYAHAHMLLFASLYEGFGLPALEAMGFGLPVLASTTDALLEVTGDAALHADPWDHADLVAKIRALDADVELRGRLCEAGKRRAQSFSWELAARKTLEVYREAVEAR comes from the coding sequence GTGCTGCGCGTCGTCGTCGATGCTCGGAGCATTTCCGGCAAGAAGAGCGGCGTCGGCAACGGCCTGGAGGCGCTGCTCCGGCACATGCTGCCGCTGGCCGAAGGCTTCCGCTTCCTGCTGCTCCGCCACCCGGATGCCGAGCAGCCCTTGCTGCGGGACGAACGCGTCGAGGAGCTCACCTTCCCGGGTGAGACGAAGAGCGCGGCGACGGTATTCGGTCTGGGCTTCGCCCACCGCTTCGGCGACTGGGACCTGTTTCACTCGCCGGGTGACATCGTGCCCCTCGGCCTCGGCTGCCCCTGGGTGGTGACGACCCACGATCTGATGTGGGTCGAGGCGCCGGAGCTGGCGTCAGCGTTCGCCCCGGTGCGCCTCGGCTACGGGCTCTGGTACCGCGCCACGTTCGGGCGCGCCATCCGCGGCGCGCGCCGGGTCATCGCGATCTCGGAGACCACCGCGCGCGCCATCGCGCGGATCTACCCGAGCGAGGCCGAGAAGGTCCGTGTCGTGCGCCACGGCTTCGATGCGTCGCGCCACGACGCGCGCCTCGCAGGCCCGCGCTCGCTGCTCGAGCCGTGGCTGCCGCGCGGGGTGCGCTACTCGCTGATCGTGGGGCAAGGCTCGCCCTACAAGAACCACGTGCGGATGGTCCGCGCCTTCGTCGAGGCCATGGGCTCCCGCAGCGATCACAGGCTGGTGTTGGTGCGGCGCTTCGCCCGCGTGGATCCGGAGATGGACCGCCTGCTCGCCCGCCCCGACGTTCGCGCGCTGGTCGTGCCTTTGCCCCACGTGACCGACGAGATCCTCTTTGCGCTGTACGCGCACGCACACATGCTCCTGTTCGCGTCGCTCTACGAGGGCTTCGGGCTGCCCGCGCTCGAGGCCATGGGCTTCGGCCTACCCGTCCTGGCCTCCACGACGGACGCGCTCCTGGAAGTGACGGGTGACGCCGCGCTGCACGCCGATCCGTGGGACCACGCCGACCTGGTCGCGAAGATCCGCGCGCTGGACGCGGACGTGGAGCTCCGCGGGCGGCTCTGCGAGGCTGGCAAGCGTCGTGCGCAGAGCTTCTCCTGGGAGCTCGCCGCGCGTAAGACGCTCGAAGTGTATCGGGAGGCAGTGGAGGCAAGATGA